AGCGCGCGACTGCTACTGCTGCCCCCGGTCCCGGTAGCTGGAAGCGGAGAGGTCGAGACGAGCGGCGGGCCCCCCTATGCCGGGAGGATGCTGGAGAGCAGCGGCTGCAAGGCGCTGAAGGAGGGCGTGCTGGAGAAGCGTAGCGACGGGTTGCTGCAGCTCTGGAAGAAAAAGTGCTGCATTCTCACTGAGGAGGGGCTGCTGCTCATCCCGCCCAAGCAGCTGCAACACCAGCACCAGCAGCAACAGCCCggacaggggcaggggcaggggcaggggctggcggAGCCGTCCCAACCGGGCTGCCCCCCAGTCGCCAGCCTAGAGCCGCCGGTCAAGCTCAAGGAATTGCACTTTTCCAACATGAAGACCGTAGACTGCGTGGAGCGCAAGGGCAAGTACATGTACTTCACTGTGGTGATGGCCGAGGGCAAGGAGATCGACTTTCGGTGCCCGCAGGACCAGGGCTGGAACGCCGAGATCACACTGCAAATGGTACAGTACAAGAACCGCCAGGCCATCCTGGCGGTCAAGTCCACGCGGCAGAAGCAGCAGCACCTGGTCCAGCAGCAGCCCCCTCAGCCCCAGCtacagccccagccccagccccaaccccagccccaactccagcctcagccccagccccagcagctCCACCCGTATGCTCATCCGCATCCACACCCGCACACTCACCAACAACCTCACCCTCACCAACAACCGCACCCTCACCAACAACCGCACCAGCACCAACAACCGCACCAGCACCAACAGCCGCACCCCCAGCCGCACGGCCACCGGCTTCTCCGCAGCACCTCCAACTCTGCCTGAAGGGGACAGCACTCGGGCCAGACAAGGTAAGGTCCCGGCAACTCTAGCTAACCGAGGGTCGCGGGGCTGTTGGGGGCTGTTCATGGGTTTGGCTCTTGGGTGGAGAAATGAGAAATCACTCCAGGTTTCTTGGGAGGTGGAAAGAAGGGAAGCAAGGTGGAGCCCAGGAGAGACCAGACTGAGAAGTGAGGATAGGGACTCCGGCCGGGCAGGGAGGCCTCACGCGCCGCGCCCCCGCCGCCCCTGACCCGCGCTTGTTCCGTGGCGCGCGCCCCCAGCGAATCCGAAGCTGGTTCTCTCAGTGTCACCAGCGCCACTTGTCTGTGTCAGGGCAACTGGAGGGAACGACCCCAGTGTTTTTCTGAGCACGCTTGGTCCGCCGGACTGGTCTGGGAAGATTCTGAGCCATCGACTTCATTCCGTGTCCTTTCTTTCCAGGTTTTGAGGACTTGAGGAAGTGGGACAAGCACATTTCTATTGTCTTCGCTTGATCGAAAACAAAAgtctccccgccccccaccagaTCAAGTAGTTTGGACGTCACCCGACTTCTAACTTGCTATCCCTTTTAGTTTTCTGCACTCTTGTCATCACGATGCAGGAAACGATTTTGAATCAAGACAGCTTTATTTATGAACCTTTGAAAGGATCTTCTAGTATGGTGGACTTTCCAGGAGCAATGCTgtactgtaattttattttaatgtattttgatttatgattatttattagtttttttaaatgcttgtttTAAGACATGTCTGAATGTAGGCCATTTCTCAAGAAAAAAACTTTATGTTCAAAAACCTGTGCCCTAGTAGTTgcaaaagagtaagaaaaaaggGCGGTGGAGAGGAAAACATTAACAATCCATTCATTATTCCTGGGGCAATTTCAGAATGTCTGACACTTTCATTGTTATGACAGGTGGTTGAAATTAAATTCTGTGACATTactattttttgaagttttttttctcttagccATATATTCTGTGTAGCAGTTTAAAGAAACTAAAAGTACAGAATTGTGTAATTCTGAATATCTAACACTCAAGATACCACTcttctaaaaagaaaatcagtggtAATGAactctgatttcaaaatgttgTTTAAAACATAATCTAACTGATAGAAGGATGATCAGATTTTGAATATATGGTAGGGCTGGGTCTACTGTAGGAAAGGCCTTGCTTATAGCATCTGTGTGTGAAGATATAGTAATGAAAAGGGTCTTTTAAACTGTGATTTATGAGTATTAATGCATTAGGTGTTTCATTTCAAAAAAAGGAGTGGAGGAAAAGAGAATGTTTaacttgagaaaatatttgtgccCCTATCCAACTAGAGATTCTCTTCTCCAAAAGCTTCACACATTCGACTTGAACCAGATTTTTTGATCCTTTTACTTTGTTCTAGAAGCATACTGAAGAAATTCCACAGTTTAAAATACAGTTTGTAAATATTTCAAAGGACTAGGAGTCacaactttttgttttcataCTGAAAATATAATGTTGACAAGAGAAACcaattgttttggtttttatagCTCTGTgagaaatttggggttgtatgtTTTGTCCTTAGGTTAGCAAAACTCAGAAACTGAAAAAGGAAGGACTGGATAAACACTGTATCTTCAGTAGGAAAACAGCCCCAGTCTTGTTTTAGCAGTCACTTTTTCAGGAGTCAGGGCGGGGAGGCGGGGAAGAGGATGTGCTTTTAAAGGTAGAACAAACCCTCTTCTGTGTTAAATCAAAAGGATGATCAAAATCCACAAGGGCAGATGCTACTTAAGCTTAGAAGGAGCCATAGATGACACCATGTCCTCTTGGGGCTGAAAATCACTTCCTATCTGTATGGCTTTGCTGAAGGCCCCTGTGTTTTCCATTGCCTTTTCCAAGTTTTGAGGAGTGTTTTTCCAGCTTCAAGTTGGAATGATCAATATTAAGCCACTGCTAAGTCATATAGTTAAGAAGTGAAAATAGAATCACATGCTAGAGATGTCTTTATTCTTTCTCCATCTAGAATGGAGTTTCAAggtcaaattattttttagtgCAGTATTTAAATGATGAAACTTTGAGATCATAAAGTATCCACAGTTGTGGGGAAAACCAAAACTTAAGCAAATGGCAAACAAAATTTAAGTGAACCTTCGCTTACAGTGGCTAATTTAGGTTACAGGTTGTGAAGAAACACTACAAAGATTTAAAAACTCATACGGATGGGCAACATAGACAACCAAATCTAAAGGAGATTTCTTAAGCCAAGTGTGATTTGGCTCCCTTAGAACTACTGCTGTCATTTGTAGTGAATGCCCATACAATTACAATGTAGTTGTAATATATACAGATCATAATAAACTCaattaaactgttttttttttccagatggaGGATGGAAGAATTTTTCTTCCAACTTCCTGTGCTATATCAAAGTAAAAGTCAtgccaaatactttttaaaattaagattcatgtaggttttttttaaaaaggcttttgtACATTGTTAGCTTACATAGAGGGCTAGGTAGACTCATTGAAAAAAAACTATGCTCCCTGGGCTGctggaattttatatatatattttttttctcccatagccagggcTCTTAATGGGGCCACCAGAATCttagttctttttgtctttcctcAGCACCTGCTACCTTGTCCCTTGTGACATTTACGTTGTCAGACTCTCTGTATCTGGACCCCTCTTAGCACTTAACTGtgaaagctcagaaatcagaaaggaaaagaataggatattttttgttgttttgacatttaaaaattgttatggtttAATAATTTTTCCAGAGCAAAAGAACAGGCATACTTAATAAAACAATGCACCAGAGGCTCTAGTCTACATTGTAAGACAATGATGATATCTGCCCTTACAAACCACCTAAGGTGTAATGAGGCCTGACAAATcaactgggggaggaggggagggagggagtatCCCTTTTAACCCAAGAAAGGGAAGAATGAAAGGGGGGCAGTTTCAAGAGAGAACCCACCCcttaaataaacacaaaatgtaAAAAGTTGGAAAATCAAAGCAAATGTCCCATCTGGAAACTGAACTTTTGTCCTGAACTTGTGTTGGCAGGAAGCCTCGTACACAGTGAGCTCAATAACCATTTGTTGgacaaatgaaggaaggaagaaaaatgtgtaACTCCTCAGCACCCAGGAGGCGGTTTCTCTTGCCTCACTGTTTCTTTTACTTGATCTCGTGTAGTTCCCAGAGAACAACTAATACTGGGATAGGCTAAGCATCATGAGGACCTCCGCAAACACTCGTTTATCAGAAATCCACAGAGATCTTCATATGCCCTACAGGGAGTGCTGAGGTCAGAGAGTAAACAGCTAGAAGGGGTCCTTCTAGAACAAGCCGGGGTTCTCTCCTGGTGTAGAAATCAAGCTAACTGTATAATTTCACTTCACATGTTTTTTCCAATAGGAAAAAAACTACAGAAACCTTACACATCGCTTAAAGGAATTGCCCACATATGTCAACACTGTTAGAAGTCTGGTTTAAGTGGAAAGGAGCGTTTTAATTCTAAACTGCTATCATTTACTAAGCACTTGGTATTTCTCTTAaagatccttaatttaaaatCTGATGCTAAATAATACTGCTGCCAGAGTGTGAGTTCCAACACATCACTTGCTTTCTGTCCCGGGGAAAGTGGTAAGTGGTCTGGTTTTAGCTTAACTCCAGGTATTTATAATATCACCTTCAGCAGCAGgtttatgggggtgggggtggggctttaCAACTTGAGTGAAGCTTTGAGCAATCCCATACAACATAGAGCTTTGTGAGAGGAGGATAGGCCTGTGAGCatgtgtttttgcttttttttttttttctttttttgtaattgtcAAACTAATTGGTTTTTGCTTTACCAGTAAAAATTCCCActgtagaacaaattttaaatttggaagttACAGAGTTTGATTTTGAATCCATCAGTGATTCTTTCAAGAGAAATACACTTAATTATCTAAAGCAACCTAAGATGTATTAATGGCAGAATTGTTTTGGATTaatttttaagaactgttttctAAATTCTTGACACAGTTTTGAAGGGTGATTTTTGATTCGGAGTGTTGAACAGCCAACCAGATTTACATAAAATTGGGTGACATAGTAATCTGTGACTTTCTTGGCAGACATTTACCAAAAGGGAGTGCAGGATCCAACAGGGTCTGCTTAGGAAGGGCATTATTTGCCCAAGGAAGGAAGCAGAATGGCTCTGGGTCATTAGAACTATCTGCATAAGGCTGGTGAAGCCTGCCACCCAGTGCTCTGTAGCTGGCTGGTGGCGATCTGCTGGGCAGTGGGGAAAGCAGGTTTAACAACAGGTGATCCTTTGAGATAACAGTGTTTATTTTGAGAAGATAAATCTTTTGTCTGTTACATTTCCCAGTCAACCTTCTAGTTAAAGTTTCAGAATATTGCAAATGCAAGCTTCTGAATAGCAAGCACCATGGCATACCAAATGCTTTATAAGCTCTCACATTTGTGAACTAAATAGTGTTGTCATAATTTGTGTAAATATTCCTCTtaaatgattttggaaaaatgtggtttatttttcatattttcaaaatgcattcCATTTCAAATaaagcatctattgagatgatgtcTGTGGGCCTTTTGAAGGCCTTGTTCACCTGGCACATTCACTATGCTTTCCTATGGGAGAAAGGTTCTAAAATGCTTGGCTATCTTAAAGGCCATGACCAATCTGGGAAGAAAAAAGACCATTTTGAGGTTCTCCCCCACCACCCTGCACCCCGATTATCTGGGAATTTGGAACGTAGAAACTCCCTCAGATCTTTTGATGAAATAATTAGCTTTCAGATGCTAGTGAATGTGAGTTGAACTTTCCACAGGGAGGGCCTCTGACAATGAGAACTGGTCGCTAGTGAATTAGCTCGAAGGCAATTCCCTCTTGAGTCCAAGATTCTAGTCCTTCTGGGTCTCTTGGGGAGGGTGAAGACTTGACTCAGAATTGTCCTTCAAACAGGTGTACTTTTGTGCTGAAAACAGAAGGGggtttgattctttaaaaaagagCATAACTTTACTCTGACAATCCCCATTGGCATCTAAATAACTTTAAATCtcaaaactcttttaaaaagagaatttgaAGGCAATTTTTAATTCCTTAGGATAGTCTTACATTGACAGATTTAttattatacctttttttttttaagaagaaatgaaatctggGAAGAGAAATTGCTGCCATTACTAGGGTTGGGGCACTGTGGAATAAATGTATATGGTGAGTGGTAAAGTGGGGAAGAGCCAGGATTTTAGTGTTATGGTTCAAGGCCCagttccaccacttactagctgtgaagATCttgagttatttaacctcttggCAACTctatttcctcctctataaaatggaattaataacCTTAGGGTTATTGAGAAGATTTAATAAGTAAGTACAAgtaaaagtgcttagaacagtacctgatTTTGCTAAGAAAGGAAATCTCCCTGCATTTTAGGGCAGATAAAGGGGCTTAGGAATGATTATAGCCAcatgaatatataatatatggtaTTTTGAAGGTCTGTATTGTCTTTTCTAAGATCTTAGCTTAACACATCTTCTTAAATGACAAGAACAGTATGATGACAATATCCTTAAATTCAACTTTGGAAAAAACAATTTATTCATAATACCTCCATCCTGGcaactattttcattttgattattactttattatttcCCAGTCTTTGTCTGCATGCTTATGGATTTTAAGTTAGTTAcagttaaacaatggaaatatatatgtgtCTGTAGAGGTGCTGTTGCGTCCCCCAGATTGCCCCTTTGGGACATAGGAGCTACTCAGCCGCGGCCTGTGGGGAGCATCCGTGGCTGCCATGCTCTCGGGGAGTTCTCCCCTGGGAATTGCCCTCAGTGAGAGCCACTTTGCCCTACTTTATAACACACTGCCTCCTTGGAGCAACCCACATCCAATGTTTGGTCTGTGGGGGGTGGATAAAGGCCAAGCTTCCTTGTCT
Above is a window of Choloepus didactylus isolate mChoDid1 chromosome 8, mChoDid1.pri, whole genome shotgun sequence DNA encoding:
- the PHLDA1 gene encoding pleckstrin homology-like domain family A member 1 → MRRKRTAERLSGLGFPPQCGSQEPPFPLGVTRGWGGWPIQKRREGARLVPFSERTQEDGRGPAARSSGTLWRIRTRLPLCRDPEPPPPLCLLRVSLCALRPGGRGSRWGEDSARLLLLPPVPVAGSGEVETSGGPPYAGRMLESSGCKALKEGVLEKRSDGLLQLWKKKCCILTEEGLLLIPPKQLQHQHQQQQPGQGQGQGQGLAEPSQPGCPPVASLEPPVKLKELHFSNMKTVDCVERKGKYMYFTVVMAEGKEIDFRCPQDQGWNAEITLQMVQYKNRQAILAVKSTRQKQQHLVQQQPPQPQLQPQPQPQPQPQLQPQPQPQQLHPYAHPHPHPHTHQQPHPHQQPHPHQQPHQHQQPHQHQQPHPQPHGHRLLRSTSNSA